In bacterium, the sequence GCCGAAGCCAAAAAACAGGGAAGAAACCTGGCGGTGCTGTTCATCGACCTGGATCACATGAAGGAAGTGGACGATACTTACGGGCATCTGCTGGGGGGGCAGACCTTGAAGGAGGTGGCCGACCGGATAGGAGCCCTGGTCAAATCTCCCGACCTGGCTTCGCGCTACGGCGGTGACGAGTATGTGATCATCCTTCCGTTCAAGGGGGCGGCCGAGGCCAAGAGCCTGGCCGAGGCCGTCAGAAAAAAGATCGAGGCCGAGCCATTTTTAACCGCCCACAAGCTTTCCTGCAAGATAACGGCCAGCATCGGGATAGCGGTCTACCCCGAACACGGCCAGACCATGGACGAGCTGCTGTCCAAAGCCGACAAGGCCATGTACCGGGTAAAGGAATCCGGCAAGAACCGGATTCAGATGGCGGAGTAAAATATGAAATATTGCCCCAAATGCCGGTCCGAATACCGGGAGGGTTTCCAGACCTGTTACGACTGCGGCAGTCCTCTGGCCGGGAAGCTGCCGGATGTTCCGGATGAGACAGTCCCGGAGGCTGAGCTGGTGTCGGTCTTCGACCCGCCGGATCCGATGATCGGACAGGCCCTGGAAGCTTTGCTGAACGACAACGGCATCAGATGCGTATTGAAGTCGGAGCAGATCCCGGCTTACGCCGACGTGGCCATGATGCTCCGGCCGCGCTGGGGACGGCTTTTAGTGCTGGAGGGGGACCTGGCCCGGGCCGAAAACCTGATAAAGGAATATCTCTCTGCTCCGGCCCAGGAGGAACAGGAGGGGGAAAAATAAAAAAACCGCAAGTGAAACACTTACGGTTTGTTTTCGGATACATTGTGCCCGCCTGGGGCGGACTATTGTCAAACATGAAGCAATAATTGTGCCCGCCGAAGGCGGGCTACTGTATAACTTGGAGCCTATATGGTGCCGGAGGGGGGATTTGAACCCCCATGGCCTTGCGACCACAAAGTTCTGAGCCTTGCGCGTATACCAAATTTCACCACTCCGGCATAGAACTGTAATTATAAACCATAATACCAGTTACTGTCAAGGAAAAATGCAAAAAGATCCCAGCATCCAAAACCGCAGCGCCAGGCACGACTACGAGATCCTGGAATCCCTGGAGGCCGGGCTGGCCCTGACCGGGACCGAGGTCAAGTCCATCCGGCAGGGATTGGCCA encodes:
- a CDS encoding GGDEF domain-containing protein, whose protein sequence is AEAKKQGRNLAVLFIDLDHMKEVDDTYGHLLGGQTLKEVADRIGALVKSPDLASRYGGDEYVIILPFKGAAEAKSLAEAVRKKIEAEPFLTAHKLSCKITASIGIAVYPEHGQTMDELLSKADKAMYRVKESGKNRIQMAE
- a CDS encoding DUF2007 domain-containing protein, producing MKYCPKCRSEYREGFQTCYDCGSPLAGKLPDVPDETVPEAELVSVFDPPDPMIGQALEALLNDNGIRCVLKSEQIPAYADVAMMLRPRWGRLLVLEGDLARAENLIKEYLSAPAQEEQEGEK